In Rattus norvegicus strain BN/NHsdMcwi chromosome 1, GRCr8, whole genome shotgun sequence, a genomic segment contains:
- the Men1 gene encoding menin isoform X3: MPPPAAMGLKAAQKTLFPLRSIDDVVRLFAAELGREEPDLVLLSLVLGFVEHFLAVNRVIPTNVPELTFQPSPAPDPPGGLTYFPVADLSIIAALYARFTAQIRGAVDLSLYPREGGVSSRELVKKVSDVIWNSLSRSYFKDRAHIQSLFSFITGTKLDSSGVAFAVVGACQALGLRDVHLALSEDHAWVVFGSNGEQTAEVTWHGKGNEDRRGQTVNAGVAERSWLYLKGSYMRCDRKMEVAFMVCAINPSIDLHTDSLELLQLQQKLLWLLYDLGHLERYPMALGNLADLEELEPTPGRPDPLTLYHKGIASAKTYYQDEHIYPYMYLAGYHCRNRNVREALQAWADTATVIQDYNYCREDEEIYKEFFEVANDVIPNLLKEAASLLEAGEERPGEQAQGTQGQGSALQDPECFAHLLRFYDGICKWEEGSPTPVLHVGWATFLVQSLGRFEGQLTICSGAAEGAHS; this comes from the exons AT GCCACCGCCCGCCGCCATGGGGCTGAAGGCCGCCCAGAAGACGCTGTTCCCTCTGCGCTCTATCGACGACGTGGTGCGCCTGTTCGCTGCGGAGCTGGGCCGAGAGGAGCCTGACCTGGTGCTCCTCTCCTTGGTTCTGGGCTTCGTAGAGCATTTCCTGGCTGTCAACCGTGTCATCCCCACCAACGTGCCGGAGCTCACCTTCCAGCCCAGCCCGGCACCCGACCCTCCTGGTGGCCTCACCTACTTCCCAGTGGCCGACCTATCCATCATTGCTGCCCTCTATGCCCGATTCACCGCTCAGATCCGCGGTGCTGTGGACCTCTCCCTCTATCCTCGAGAGGGGGGCGTTTCCAGTCGCGAACTGGTAAAAAAGGTCTCGGATGTCATATGGAACAGCCTCAGCCGCTCCTACTTCAAGGACCGGGCCCACATCCAGTCTCTCTTCAGCTTCATCACAG GCACTAAACTGGACAGTTCGGGCGTGGCCTTTGCAGTGGTAGGGGCCTGCCAGGCTCTAGGTCTCAGAGATGTCCATCTGGCCCTGTCCGAGGATCATGCCTGGGTGGTGTTCGGGTCCAATGGGGAACAGACGGCTGAGGTGACCTGGCATGGCAAAGGCAACGAGGACCGCAGAGGCCAGACAGTCAACGCTGGTGTGGCTGAGCGG AGCTGGCTGTACCTGAAAGGATCGTACATGCGCTGTGACCGCAAGATGGAGGTGGCGTTCATGGTGTGTGCCATCAACCCTTCCATTGATCTTCACACTGACTCTTTGGAACTGTTGCAACTACAGCAG AAGCTGCTCTGGCTGCTGTATGACCTAGGACATCTGGAAAG GTACCCCATGGCGCTAGGGAACTTGGCAGACCTGGAGGAGCTGGAACCCACCCCTGGTCGGCCAGACCCGCTCACCCTCTATCACAAG GGGATTGCCTCAGCTAAGACCTACTACCAGGATGAACACATCTACCCCTACATGTACCTGGCTGGATACCATTGTCGCAACCGCAATGTGCGTGAAGCCCTGCAGGCCTGGGCCGACACTGCCACTGTTATCCAAGA CTACAACTACTGTCGGGAGGATGAAGAGATCTACAAGGAATTCTTTGAAGTGGCCAATGACGTCATCCCCAACCTGCTGAAGGAGGCAGCCAGCCTGCTAGAAGCAGGCGAGGAGCGGCCAGGAGAGCAAGCCCAG GGCACCCAAGGCCAAGGTTCTGCCCTCCAGGACCCAGAGTGCTTTGCCCACCTGCTGCGATTCTATGATGGCATCTGCAAATGGGAGGAGGGTAGCCCCACACCAGTACTGCACGTGGGCTGGGCAACTTTCCTTGTGCAGTCCCTAGGACGCTTTGAGGGACAG CTTACGATTTGCTCAGGTGCGGCAGAAGGTGCACATAGTTAG
- the Men1 gene encoding menin isoform X4, with protein sequence MGLKAAQKTLFPLRSIDDVVRLFAAELGREEPDLVLLSLVLGFVEHFLAVNRVIPTNVPELTFQPSPAPDPPGGLTYFPVADLSIIAALYARFTAQIRGAVDLSLYPREGGVSSRELVKKVSDVIWNSLSRSYFKDRAHIQSLFSFITGTKLDSSGVAFAVVGACQALGLRDVHLALSEDHAWVVFGSNGEQTAEVTWHGKGNEDRRGQTVNAGVAERSWLYLKGSYMRCDRKMEVAFMVCAINPSIDLHTDSLELLQLQQKLLWLLYDLGHLERYPMALGNLADLEELEPTPGRPDPLTLYHKGIASAKTYYQDEHIYPYMYLAGYHCRNRNVREALQAWADTATVIQDYNYCREDEEIYKEFFEVANDVIPNLLKEAASLLEAGEERPGEQAQGTQGQGSALQDPECFAHLLRFYDGICKWEEGSPTPVLHVGWATFLVQSLGRFEGQLTICSGAAEGAHS encoded by the exons ATGGGGCTGAAGGCCGCCCAGAAGACGCTGTTCCCTCTGCGCTCTATCGACGACGTGGTGCGCCTGTTCGCTGCGGAGCTGGGCCGAGAGGAGCCTGACCTGGTGCTCCTCTCCTTGGTTCTGGGCTTCGTAGAGCATTTCCTGGCTGTCAACCGTGTCATCCCCACCAACGTGCCGGAGCTCACCTTCCAGCCCAGCCCGGCACCCGACCCTCCTGGTGGCCTCACCTACTTCCCAGTGGCCGACCTATCCATCATTGCTGCCCTCTATGCCCGATTCACCGCTCAGATCCGCGGTGCTGTGGACCTCTCCCTCTATCCTCGAGAGGGGGGCGTTTCCAGTCGCGAACTGGTAAAAAAGGTCTCGGATGTCATATGGAACAGCCTCAGCCGCTCCTACTTCAAGGACCGGGCCCACATCCAGTCTCTCTTCAGCTTCATCACAG GCACTAAACTGGACAGTTCGGGCGTGGCCTTTGCAGTGGTAGGGGCCTGCCAGGCTCTAGGTCTCAGAGATGTCCATCTGGCCCTGTCCGAGGATCATGCCTGGGTGGTGTTCGGGTCCAATGGGGAACAGACGGCTGAGGTGACCTGGCATGGCAAAGGCAACGAGGACCGCAGAGGCCAGACAGTCAACGCTGGTGTGGCTGAGCGG AGCTGGCTGTACCTGAAAGGATCGTACATGCGCTGTGACCGCAAGATGGAGGTGGCGTTCATGGTGTGTGCCATCAACCCTTCCATTGATCTTCACACTGACTCTTTGGAACTGTTGCAACTACAGCAG AAGCTGCTCTGGCTGCTGTATGACCTAGGACATCTGGAAAG GTACCCCATGGCGCTAGGGAACTTGGCAGACCTGGAGGAGCTGGAACCCACCCCTGGTCGGCCAGACCCGCTCACCCTCTATCACAAG GGGATTGCCTCAGCTAAGACCTACTACCAGGATGAACACATCTACCCCTACATGTACCTGGCTGGATACCATTGTCGCAACCGCAATGTGCGTGAAGCCCTGCAGGCCTGGGCCGACACTGCCACTGTTATCCAAGA CTACAACTACTGTCGGGAGGATGAAGAGATCTACAAGGAATTCTTTGAAGTGGCCAATGACGTCATCCCCAACCTGCTGAAGGAGGCAGCCAGCCTGCTAGAAGCAGGCGAGGAGCGGCCAGGAGAGCAAGCCCAG GGCACCCAAGGCCAAGGTTCTGCCCTCCAGGACCCAGAGTGCTTTGCCCACCTGCTGCGATTCTATGATGGCATCTGCAAATGGGAGGAGGGTAGCCCCACACCAGTACTGCACGTGGGCTGGGCAACTTTCCTTGTGCAGTCCCTAGGACGCTTTGAGGGACAG CTTACGATTTGCTCAGGTGCGGCAGAAGGTGCACATAGTTAG